The proteins below come from a single Salinivibrio kushneri genomic window:
- a CDS encoding ChrR family anti-sigma-E factor, translating into MIKYHPSTDLLDAFAAGKLPTSMAIALSAHVELCQECQAYVAAAEASLADSTFNEDEMTTADWDYAAEDEMLAAIFEDAAANESEVNAQAPVRAAQISVSDKTYTLPRALQRFSDSNWSSFGKVQRARLNLDEGATRASFLHIDEGGSVPAHTHKGYELTLLLDGTFEDESGEYVPGDFILLDSRHHHTPFTKQGCLCYTVANAPLYFTKGVSKLLNTVGHAIY; encoded by the coding sequence ATGATCAAATATCACCCATCGACCGATTTACTCGATGCATTTGCTGCCGGCAAACTGCCCACCTCGATGGCGATTGCGTTGTCAGCCCATGTTGAACTCTGCCAGGAATGCCAAGCTTACGTGGCCGCTGCAGAAGCGTCGCTCGCAGACTCAACGTTCAACGAAGATGAGATGACAACAGCTGATTGGGATTACGCTGCCGAAGACGAAATGCTTGCTGCCATTTTCGAAGATGCAGCAGCCAATGAGAGCGAGGTCAATGCGCAAGCACCCGTCCGTGCAGCGCAAATCAGTGTGAGTGACAAAACGTATACACTGCCCCGCGCGTTACAGCGCTTTAGTGATTCCAACTGGTCATCATTTGGCAAAGTACAACGTGCCCGGTTAAACCTTGATGAAGGGGCGACACGTGCCAGTTTCCTCCATATTGATGAAGGCGGGTCGGTACCTGCGCACACCCATAAAGGGTATGAATTAACGCTATTACTTGATGGCACCTTTGAAGATGAAAGCGGTGAGTACGTGCCGGGTGACTTTATTTTGCTCGATAGCCGTCATCACCACACGCCATTCACCAAGCAAGGCTGCCTATGTTACACGGTAGCGAATGCGCCACTCTATTTCACCAAGGGTGTGAGCAAATTACTTAATACCGTGGGACATGCGATTTACTAA
- a CDS encoding LON peptidase substrate-binding domain-containing protein: MTKLFPLPLFLLPGGRAKLRIFEPRYLRLVRECAANQEGFVLAMMQGKRLYKYGTLVDIVDFETLPDGLLGITIAGRQRVEIMSTDQEADKLWVGDIRALNDWPHDEYLNDDQADDKERIASGLKHVFAAHPEHAEQYEAPPFDDLTWSCQRWLEILPLSNAQKQWFIAQESADEAKEFISQLLEEQVE, from the coding sequence ATGACCAAGCTGTTTCCTTTGCCCCTGTTTTTGCTACCAGGTGGCAGAGCAAAACTGCGCATTTTTGAACCCCGTTATTTGCGCCTCGTCCGTGAGTGCGCTGCAAACCAGGAGGGGTTTGTCCTGGCAATGATGCAGGGGAAACGCCTATACAAATACGGCACGCTGGTCGACATCGTCGATTTTGAAACACTGCCCGACGGCTTGCTAGGGATCACGATCGCCGGTCGCCAGCGGGTAGAAATTATGTCGACGGACCAAGAAGCGGACAAACTTTGGGTGGGTGACATACGGGCTCTCAATGATTGGCCGCATGATGAGTATTTGAACGATGACCAAGCCGACGATAAAGAGCGCATCGCATCCGGGCTAAAACATGTATTTGCAGCCCATCCTGAGCACGCAGAACAATATGAAGCGCCACCTTTTGACGATTTAACCTGGAGTTGCCAACGTTGGCTGGAGATATTGCCGCTTTCTAACGCGCAAAAACAATGGTTTATTGCTCAAGAGTCGGCAGACGAGGCCAAAGAATTCATTAGCCAACTGCTTGAAGAGCAAGTGGAGTGA
- a CDS encoding sigma-70 family RNA polymerase sigma factor produces MTDVTKEELSELLLKVSEDRDRAAFERLFRFFGPKIRSYGAKHLRADGQAMELVQETMLVVWRKAHLYNSDKGAATTWVFTIMRNISFDMLRKVQSNREDNFSDDIWPVLESGQQDNESDAGAQYMMDQELLSFIDELPEVQQQVVRGVYLKQLTHQELSEQLNVPLGTVKSRLRLGLEKLRNHLEVKQ; encoded by the coding sequence ATGACTGACGTGACGAAGGAAGAGTTGTCAGAATTATTATTGAAAGTCTCGGAGGATCGCGACCGCGCTGCCTTTGAACGTCTGTTCCGGTTTTTTGGTCCTAAGATTCGCTCTTATGGCGCCAAACACCTTCGCGCCGACGGGCAAGCGATGGAACTCGTGCAAGAGACCATGCTCGTGGTGTGGCGCAAAGCGCATCTATATAACTCGGATAAAGGGGCGGCGACCACGTGGGTATTCACCATTATGCGCAACATCAGCTTTGATATGCTGCGCAAGGTGCAATCTAACCGCGAAGACAATTTCAGTGATGACATTTGGCCCGTGCTCGAATCCGGTCAGCAAGACAACGAATCTGACGCGGGTGCGCAATATATGATGGATCAAGAGCTGCTGTCGTTCATTGATGAGTTACCTGAAGTCCAACAGCAAGTGGTGAGGGGGGTTTATCTGAAACAGCTTACCCACCAAGAGTTGTCAGAACAGTTAAACGTGCCACTAGGCACCGTAAAATCCCGATTGCGTTTAGGTCTGGAAAAGCTCCGCAATCACCTGGAGGTTAAACAATGA
- a CDS encoding multidrug effflux MFS transporter: MQSASRPFNWSPVLLACLTVSIGQFSMGLVFPSLPWIARDFNLSMDNVQLLISAYLLGFGPSQFIYGPISDALGRRRVLLAGVLLSLIGLTVMVSFSASFTGLVIGRCIQGMGTGCCAVLSRAFTRDSYSGDQLPQAMSYLIMVASLTPIVAPVIGGFVNHNLGWLAIFILLMVYTSLVWCVLFFLFKESMLARSPLPNVKVILGRYGALLKTPYFLYFASISWVNFTLVITTVSLMPFLMQERIGMTSDQYALWALIPTCGLLLGSALVSRIRPRLGTKRMLLMAPVMQLISAVWLWFTPMDPLLLMIGQFFMVFGNGIALPCAQSQVMQPYSNQAGTVAALSGGGQMIISALMSMALLSLGVSEAWHLGVVVGVFALLSVHNIFRGFAAPKVNVASTPSEAS; the protein is encoded by the coding sequence ATGCAATCGGCTAGCCGCCCATTTAATTGGTCGCCCGTGTTGCTGGCATGCCTGACCGTCAGTATTGGGCAGTTCAGTATGGGCTTAGTATTTCCGTCTTTGCCCTGGATAGCTCGTGATTTCAATCTCAGTATGGACAACGTCCAGCTGCTGATCTCTGCCTATCTACTCGGCTTTGGGCCATCACAGTTTATCTACGGGCCGATCTCAGATGCACTTGGCCGTCGCCGCGTGTTATTGGCTGGGGTATTGCTCTCCTTGATTGGTTTAACCGTGATGGTGAGCTTTAGCGCCAGTTTCACTGGCCTGGTCATTGGCCGCTGCATCCAAGGAATGGGCACCGGCTGTTGTGCCGTGCTCTCACGTGCCTTTACTCGTGACTCTTATTCGGGGGATCAACTGCCGCAAGCGATGTCGTATTTGATTATGGTGGCGTCGTTGACCCCCATCGTCGCTCCTGTGATTGGTGGCTTTGTAAACCATAACCTAGGCTGGCTGGCGATCTTTATTTTGCTGATGGTGTACACCAGCTTGGTGTGGTGCGTGTTGTTTTTCCTGTTCAAAGAAAGCATGCTCGCTCGTTCGCCGTTGCCTAATGTGAAGGTGATCCTCGGTCGTTATGGCGCACTGCTAAAAACACCGTATTTTCTTTATTTCGCCAGTATTAGCTGGGTGAATTTTACCTTGGTGATTACCACGGTGTCGCTGATGCCATTTTTAATGCAAGAGCGCATCGGTATGACCTCGGATCAATATGCGCTGTGGGCGCTTATTCCAACATGTGGCTTATTATTGGGTAGCGCGTTGGTTTCGCGCATTCGGCCGCGTTTGGGCACCAAGCGCATGCTGCTGATGGCACCCGTGATGCAGCTCATCTCTGCGGTCTGGTTATGGTTCACTCCGATGGATCCGTTACTGCTGATGATAGGGCAGTTCTTTATGGTGTTTGGTAACGGGATTGCGCTGCCGTGCGCCCAGTCGCAGGTGATGCAACCTTACTCTAACCAAGCCGGCACCGTCGCTGCGCTCTCCGGTGGTGGACAGATGATTATTTCCGCGTTGATGAGTATGGCGCTATTGAGTTTGGGCGTTAGCGAAGCCTGGCACCTTGGTGTGGTGGTGGGCGTGTTTGCGTTGCTTTCTGTGCATAATATCTTTCGCGGGTTTGCCGCCCCGAAAGTTAACGTCGCCAGTACCCCGAGTGAGGCATCATGA
- a CDS encoding MetQ/NlpA family ABC transporter substrate-binding protein — translation MKIKQLSASLAILLAAVFLTGCAEENETIKIGATVGPHAQVVESVAKQAKEEGIDVEVVEFSDYISPNAGLADGSLDLNSYQHQPFLDNFNQNHDSELVSIGRSILMRMGIYSDKVDSLEGLAKGAQIAIPNDPTNAGRALLLLEDAGLITLADNVGFKATLQDVQSNPKQLEFVEVEAAQLPRSLQDVDAAAITMNYVMSSGLDPSEQGIFLESKEAPLAVMVVAARKEDQDNPTYQRLLALFQSDKTRQFLQDTFNGTIEPAF, via the coding sequence ATGAAGATAAAACAACTCAGCGCAAGTCTCGCGATACTTCTCGCGGCGGTATTCCTCACAGGGTGCGCGGAGGAGAATGAAACGATTAAAATTGGCGCAACGGTAGGTCCCCACGCGCAAGTGGTTGAGTCGGTGGCTAAGCAAGCTAAAGAAGAAGGAATCGATGTTGAAGTCGTGGAGTTCTCTGACTACATCTCGCCTAATGCAGGGCTAGCGGATGGCAGCTTGGATCTAAACAGCTATCAGCATCAGCCGTTTCTCGATAATTTCAACCAAAACCATGATAGCGAGTTGGTGTCGATTGGTCGCTCTATCTTAATGCGAATGGGGATTTATTCCGACAAAGTCGACAGTCTTGAGGGGTTAGCCAAGGGCGCACAAATTGCGATACCCAATGATCCGACCAATGCCGGTCGCGCGTTGTTATTGCTGGAAGACGCAGGTTTGATTACGTTGGCTGACAATGTTGGCTTTAAAGCCACGCTGCAGGATGTTCAATCTAATCCCAAACAGCTCGAATTTGTTGAAGTCGAGGCCGCACAACTGCCGCGCAGCTTACAAGATGTCGATGCGGCGGCGATCACTATGAACTATGTGATGTCATCAGGGCTTGATCCGAGCGAGCAGGGCATTTTCTTAGAATCCAAAGAGGCACCGCTCGCCGTTATGGTGGTGGCCGCACGCAAAGAAGATCAAGATAACCCGACGTATCAGCGACTACTTGCGTTATTCCAGTCCGACAAAACACGTCAATTTTTGCAAGACACCTTTAATGGCACGATAGAGCCAGCATTCTAA
- a CDS encoding GNAT family N-acetyltransferase encodes MTNTRLEKGLFPLTTPRLSMRPMIKADWPLFHRLHTDNAVIAQCFDPMPLGDIEARFEQRLTPWSPDAKHWLCLVIVETATQMPIGVTGFLLEQDVAEVGYLLLPPYHGRGYGTESLQAVTDFAIYRGGARIINATVTAGNLASARVLEKVGFQLSRIDPDAFAIGGVCYDDWIYTYTAV; translated from the coding sequence ATGACAAATACACGGTTAGAAAAAGGCCTGTTTCCGCTGACAACACCACGCCTGAGCATGCGGCCAATGATCAAAGCGGACTGGCCGTTGTTCCACCGCCTACACACGGACAATGCCGTGATTGCGCAATGTTTTGATCCTATGCCACTGGGTGACATTGAAGCCCGATTTGAGCAACGGCTCACACCCTGGTCTCCTGACGCTAAGCACTGGCTGTGTTTGGTCATCGTAGAGACGGCGACACAAATGCCAATCGGCGTCACCGGCTTTTTGCTTGAGCAGGATGTCGCGGAAGTCGGCTATTTACTGTTGCCGCCTTATCACGGGCGTGGTTATGGGACTGAGTCTTTGCAGGCTGTCACCGATTTTGCTATCTACCGTGGTGGTGCGCGAATCATCAATGCGACAGTGACTGCTGGTAATCTTGCCTCTGCGCGCGTGCTAGAAAAGGTCGGGTTTCAACTCAGCCGTATTGACCCCGATGCCTTTGCAATTGGCGGTGTTTGTTACGACGACTGGATCTACACCTACACCGCAGTGTGA
- the queE gene encoding 7-carboxy-7-deazaguanine synthase QueE, whose product MYRVNEIFETIQGEGTFTGVPSVFVRLQGCPVGCAWCDTKQTWETDDKDQKDKIFIIDKSEDSPAWCWLSADAIATDILSRYHARHIVITGGEPCLYDLRPLTHALEAAGCQCQIETSGTYPVEASTNTWVTVSPKINMRGKLPVLKEAMARANEVKHPVGTEKDIDQLDALLADCPAPETATIALQPVSQKARATQLCIDTCIQRGWRLSIQTHKYLAIA is encoded by the coding sequence ATGTACCGAGTCAACGAAATATTTGAAACCATTCAGGGCGAAGGCACGTTTACAGGGGTTCCCTCTGTGTTTGTCCGTTTACAAGGCTGCCCTGTTGGTTGCGCCTGGTGCGATACCAAACAAACTTGGGAAACCGATGACAAAGATCAGAAAGACAAGATTTTCATCATTGATAAATCTGAAGATTCTCCCGCTTGGTGCTGGCTCAGCGCCGATGCGATTGCCACCGACATTCTAAGCCGCTATCACGCACGCCATATTGTGATCACGGGTGGTGAACCTTGTCTTTACGACTTAAGGCCGTTAACCCATGCGCTAGAAGCCGCTGGCTGCCAATGCCAAATAGAAACAAGTGGTACCTATCCGGTAGAAGCGTCGACCAATACGTGGGTCACTGTGTCTCCGAAGATCAATATGCGAGGGAAACTGCCGGTGTTGAAAGAGGCAATGGCGCGGGCAAATGAAGTGAAACACCCGGTCGGAACAGAGAAGGATATTGACCAGCTCGATGCGCTATTGGCAGACTGTCCCGCCCCTGAAACAGCGACGATTGCGTTACAGCCCGTGAGCCAAAAAGCGCGTGCTACCCAGCTGTGCATTGATACCTGCATTCAGCGAGGCTGGCGCCTATCGATACAGACGCATAAGTATCTGGCGATTGCCTGA
- a CDS encoding methyl-accepting chemotaxis protein, which translates to MRMTLASKILLALFLVFALVLVTSLAYQSHQQKALMTSIVSQQTLDKASNYFDSLNMLMLTGTISQRNTLREKMLSHEGIEEARVIRSEAITRFFGPGNPEQSPQDTIDQRALDGETIIETVDSNGEKGLVVALPMKASSDYRGTNCLQCHVAEEGTVLGVIRLEYDLEPLYGTIDKEMLITAGIMGSIAVIGFLISLTVIRRWVVSPLKRVSAFMKRTSHDKNLAERLNDTRGDEIGELCDSCDQLLDNFSASLQQVQRTSETLSAEAMNLIRVSSHTDQLADSQRHETNDMSSAIDNVQQHQHDIQNRTQEAAQLSESAATSANQGSDLANVAANDIRKLVEDISQVRSQILDVNQQSQQVTTILGVIREIAEQTNLLALNAAIEAARAGEQGRGFAVVAEEVRNLASRSHDATGEIQTIIENLCAGSEASAQAVEATSESANQRGETVMALSEALGNIADQVTTVNNNADDISQQSEHQAQMTDALLSQVGRIQSHANDTATNANEVKAISANLEQLVEQLEGLIGQFKLSGSPKS; encoded by the coding sequence ATGCGCATGACCCTTGCGAGCAAAATCCTTCTTGCTCTTTTTCTTGTTTTCGCTCTGGTGCTCGTCACGTCTTTGGCATACCAATCTCATCAGCAAAAGGCACTGATGACATCGATTGTTAGTCAGCAAACGCTCGATAAAGCCTCTAACTATTTTGATAGCCTTAACATGTTGATGTTGACGGGCACTATTAGCCAACGAAATACCTTACGCGAAAAAATGCTTTCTCATGAAGGCATTGAAGAAGCACGGGTGATCCGTTCAGAAGCCATTACTCGCTTTTTCGGTCCCGGCAATCCTGAGCAGTCACCGCAAGATACGATTGATCAGCGCGCATTAGACGGCGAAACCATCATTGAAACCGTCGATAGCAATGGCGAAAAGGGGTTAGTGGTTGCCCTGCCGATGAAAGCCAGTAGCGATTATCGCGGTACTAACTGTCTACAGTGCCACGTCGCTGAGGAAGGGACGGTGCTAGGGGTGATTCGTCTTGAATACGATCTCGAGCCGCTTTACGGCACCATTGATAAAGAAATGCTCATTACTGCCGGGATAATGGGGAGCATTGCCGTGATTGGCTTTCTGATCTCATTAACCGTGATCCGCCGTTGGGTGGTGTCTCCTCTGAAGCGCGTCTCCGCATTTATGAAACGCACCAGCCATGATAAAAACCTCGCGGAGCGTCTAAACGATACCCGAGGCGATGAAATTGGCGAGCTTTGCGATAGCTGTGACCAGCTGCTTGATAACTTCTCTGCCAGCTTGCAACAAGTTCAGCGCACCTCCGAGACGCTATCAGCCGAGGCAATGAATCTGATTCGTGTGTCCAGTCACACTGATCAGTTAGCCGATAGCCAACGTCACGAAACCAATGATATGTCATCGGCGATCGACAATGTTCAACAGCATCAGCATGATATTCAAAACCGCACCCAAGAGGCGGCGCAACTGAGTGAATCAGCCGCCACCAGCGCCAATCAAGGCAGTGATCTTGCCAATGTTGCCGCCAATGATATTCGCAAATTAGTCGAGGATATTAGCCAGGTACGCAGCCAAATTTTGGATGTGAATCAGCAAAGCCAGCAAGTGACCACCATTTTGGGCGTGATTCGTGAAATTGCCGAACAAACCAACTTGCTCGCGTTAAATGCCGCTATCGAAGCGGCACGTGCTGGCGAACAAGGCCGAGGTTTTGCGGTCGTCGCCGAAGAAGTGCGTAACCTTGCTAGCCGCAGTCATGATGCTACCGGAGAAATCCAGACTATTATTGAGAACCTGTGTGCGGGCAGTGAAGCATCGGCACAAGCGGTGGAAGCAACCAGTGAAAGCGCCAATCAGCGCGGGGAAACCGTCATGGCGCTCTCTGAGGCGCTGGGCAATATCGCTGACCAAGTCACCACCGTCAATAACAACGCGGACGACATTAGCCAACAAAGCGAGCACCAAGCGCAAATGACAGATGCCCTCCTCTCTCAAGTTGGCCGAATCCAAAGCCATGCGAATGACACCGCCACTAACGCGAATGAAGTCAAAGCGATTAGCGCTAATCTTGAGCAACTGGTTGAGCAGTTAGAAGGATTAATTGGCCAATTTAAGCTCTCAGGCTCGCCTAAGTCTTGA
- the sstT gene encoding serine/threonine transporter SstT, with product MSQTQLASVSRGNSLVLQILVGILAGGVLAYLSPEWAANAGLFGQLFVSALKAVAPILVFVLVAASIANQKQGQRANMRPIIGLYLVGTLAASLTAVTMSFLFPTTLEFATTDASITPPEGIGQVLNTLLFNIVDNPVSALMNGNYIGILAWAIGLGIALHHASNETKRVFSDVSEGVSMIVRFVIRFAPLGIFGLVASTLAKSGFDALAGYVHLLGVLLGSMFTIALVVNPAIVYFKTGQNPYPLVLKCLRESGITAFFTRSSAANIPVNMQLCRRLDLDEDTYSVSIPLGATINMGGAAITITVLTLAAVHTLGIEVDIATAVLLSIVAAVSACGASGVAGGSLLLIPLACNLFGIPQEIAMQVVGIGFTIGVLQDSAETGLNSSTDVVFTAAACMAEERKNS from the coding sequence ATGAGTCAAACACAACTCGCCAGTGTCAGCCGAGGTAACTCGTTGGTACTTCAAATCCTTGTCGGTATTCTAGCCGGTGGTGTCCTTGCATACCTGTCTCCTGAGTGGGCAGCGAATGCAGGACTGTTCGGACAACTCTTTGTTAGCGCGTTGAAAGCCGTTGCCCCCATTTTGGTCTTCGTTTTAGTGGCGGCTTCCATTGCTAATCAAAAGCAAGGGCAGCGCGCCAATATGCGCCCGATTATTGGTCTTTACCTTGTTGGTACGCTTGCTGCCTCACTGACAGCAGTCACCATGAGTTTCTTATTCCCAACGACCCTGGAATTTGCCACCACAGATGCCAGCATCACCCCACCAGAAGGGATTGGCCAGGTATTAAACACCTTGCTTTTCAATATTGTGGATAATCCAGTCAGCGCGTTGATGAACGGTAACTATATCGGCATTCTCGCGTGGGCGATTGGTTTAGGGATTGCCTTGCACCACGCATCAAATGAAACCAAGCGCGTGTTTTCTGACGTGTCAGAAGGCGTGTCGATGATCGTACGCTTTGTGATCCGTTTTGCCCCTTTGGGTATCTTCGGTTTGGTCGCCAGCACACTGGCTAAAAGTGGCTTTGATGCCCTCGCGGGCTATGTGCACCTTCTCGGTGTGCTACTGGGCAGCATGTTCACCATCGCATTGGTGGTTAACCCAGCGATTGTGTACTTCAAAACCGGTCAAAACCCATACCCATTGGTTTTAAAGTGCCTACGTGAAAGCGGCATCACTGCCTTCTTTACCCGTAGCTCAGCCGCTAACATCCCGGTGAATATGCAACTTTGTCGCCGTCTTGACTTGGATGAAGATACCTACTCGGTTTCTATTCCACTAGGCGCAACCATCAATATGGGCGGTGCGGCGATCACTATCACGGTATTGACGTTGGCAGCAGTTCACACATTGGGTATTGAAGTGGATATCGCCACGGCGGTACTACTGAGTATTGTGGCAGCGGTTTCAGCTTGTGGTGCATCTGGTGTGGCCGGCGGCTCATTGCTGTTGATTCCACTGGCCTGTAACTTGTTCGGCATCCCACAAGAGATTGCCATGCAGGTGGTAGGGATTGGCTTTACCATCGGCGTCTTGCAAGACTCCGCGGAAACCGGCCTCAACAGCTCAACCGATGTGGTATTTACCGCAGCAGCTTGCATGGCCGAAGAAAGAAAAAATAGTTAA
- the queD gene encoding 6-carboxytetrahydropterin synthase QueD → MTTELFKEFTFEAAHHLPNVPEGHKCGRLHGHSFVVRLYVEGEVDPHTGWVIDFAEIKAAFKPIYNRLDHYYLNEIEGLENPTSEVLAQWIWQQVKPELPLLSKVMVKETCTAGCTYYGD, encoded by the coding sequence ATGACCACCGAGTTATTTAAAGAGTTTACCTTTGAAGCGGCACACCACCTTCCTAATGTCCCTGAGGGACACAAGTGTGGCCGCTTACATGGACACTCTTTTGTCGTGCGATTGTACGTAGAAGGTGAGGTGGATCCTCACACGGGTTGGGTAATTGATTTTGCGGAAATCAAAGCGGCGTTTAAGCCAATATATAATCGCCTTGATCATTATTATCTCAATGAGATTGAAGGGCTAGAGAATCCGACGAGCGAAGTGCTTGCACAGTGGATTTGGCAACAGGTTAAGCCAGAGTTACCGTTACTTAGCAAAGTGATGGTCAAAGAAACCTGCACGGCCGGCTGTACTTATTACGGTGACTGA
- the mlc gene encoding ROK family transcriptional regulator, which yields MIIGQPGHIDHIKRKNAGTIYNLIDRFSPISRIELSKRSQLAPASITKIVRELMDAHLVKETQIQGTSMRGRPAVGLVLDNEGWQFLSMRLGRGYLTMALHSLSSEILIQERHEIDVMAQDALLSTVVEYVKAFFSRHQETVDRVTSIAVSLPGLVNSAQGTVIQMPHFEVDHMPLGPVLHRETGLPVFVGNDTRSWALAEKLFGNAKESDSAVLVAVHNGVGAGIMLEGKVLQGRVGNVGELGHIQVKPFGKRCFCGNYGCLETVASLSAVYEQVQTLLNEGHPSQLHGQPLTIDGICDAAVAGDGLAHQVITELGHHLGTAIAIVVNLFNPEKILFGGEFNRAKSVLYPAIMECLKTQTIPLYSKHLVLEESYFYTQATMPGAAMVKQAMYDGNLLMKVLEG from the coding sequence ATGATTATTGGGCAGCCGGGACACATCGATCATATCAAGCGTAAAAACGCGGGGACGATTTATAATTTAATCGACCGTTTTTCCCCGATTTCTCGGATCGAACTGTCGAAACGCAGTCAGCTAGCGCCAGCCAGTATTACTAAAATTGTCCGAGAGTTGATGGACGCGCACTTGGTTAAAGAAACACAGATACAGGGTACCAGCATGCGTGGTCGGCCTGCTGTCGGGTTGGTGCTAGATAATGAGGGCTGGCAGTTCTTATCCATGCGCCTTGGACGTGGTTACCTCACTATGGCACTGCACTCACTGAGTAGTGAAATCCTCATTCAAGAACGCCATGAAATCGACGTAATGGCGCAGGATGCTCTGCTTTCGACGGTGGTTGAATACGTAAAAGCTTTTTTCTCACGCCACCAAGAAACGGTCGATCGTGTTACCAGTATTGCCGTCTCGCTCCCTGGCTTGGTGAACAGCGCACAAGGCACAGTCATTCAGATGCCGCACTTTGAGGTTGACCATATGCCGCTGGGGCCCGTTTTGCACCGTGAAACGGGGCTGCCGGTATTTGTGGGCAACGACACGCGCTCTTGGGCGTTGGCAGAGAAGTTATTTGGCAACGCAAAAGAATCCGATAGCGCGGTACTGGTCGCTGTTCATAATGGCGTTGGTGCGGGCATTATGCTCGAGGGAAAGGTACTTCAGGGGCGCGTTGGTAATGTGGGTGAGCTGGGTCATATTCAGGTTAAGCCTTTTGGTAAACGCTGTTTTTGCGGCAACTATGGCTGCCTTGAAACGGTCGCCAGTCTGTCTGCTGTGTATGAGCAAGTACAGACTTTACTCAATGAAGGCCATCCGAGTCAGCTACATGGGCAACCATTAACCATTGACGGCATTTGCGATGCGGCGGTAGCAGGCGATGGGCTGGCGCATCAAGTGATCACTGAGCTAGGGCATCATTTAGGTACTGCCATCGCGATTGTAGTGAATTTGTTCAACCCAGAAAAAATACTCTTCGGCGGAGAGTTTAATCGCGCTAAGAGCGTGCTTTATCCAGCGATCATGGAGTGCTTAAAGACCCAAACCATCCCGCTGTATAGCAAGCACTTGGTGTTAGAAGAGAGCTATTTTTATACCCAAGCGACCATGCCTGGCGCAGCGATGGTCAAACAAGCCATGTATGATGGCAATTTGCTGATGAAGGTTTTGGAAGGGTAG
- a CDS encoding VOC family protein encodes MMTTIEHVNMTVVDMDAALAFLAVAVPDFKIRQDAQSPKGYRWVHVGNEHCYFALQEPNPSSEPSIQPRSTYKSQGVNHIGLIIDDIDTIRERLLEKGYQPNGSMAHETHRKRMYFYDKAGFEWELVAYSSDKPEERYLYE; translated from the coding sequence ATGATGACAACAATCGAACACGTAAATATGACTGTGGTAGACATGGATGCGGCGTTAGCGTTTTTGGCGGTGGCTGTCCCCGATTTTAAAATTCGCCAAGATGCACAATCGCCAAAAGGATATCGTTGGGTGCATGTGGGCAATGAGCACTGCTACTTTGCGCTGCAAGAGCCCAACCCAAGTTCAGAGCCCAGCATACAGCCTCGCAGTACCTATAAATCTCAAGGCGTGAACCATATTGGCCTGATCATTGATGACATCGATACCATCCGCGAACGTCTACTTGAAAAAGGTTATCAACCCAATGGTTCAATGGCGCACGAAACCCACCGCAAGCGGATGTATTTCTATGACAAAGCCGGTTTTGAGTGGGAATTGGTCGCTTACTCATCCGATAAACCGGAAGAAAGATACCTCTACGAGTAA